In the Desulforhopalus sp. genome, one interval contains:
- a CDS encoding OprD family porin: protein MKFLATTAIAGVLLSSVSALAADDLKSAFSEGTLKGEVRTFYYSRDFDKQTPDRADLALGTLMYYRTAPLFGLTAGLGTATASDIGSDDDKAVYGLLARDADGGHDSFARLQEYFIQGNWFDTTIKLGAQEIESAFLNGHDIRLLPKTYRGLTVENKSVENLTLKAFYLTDFMGWADDDFVRMASVAQEADDEALLAGSVRYVFPFKVVSLDTEAWDYRMEDVFNSTYFKATVGKKFDSFNVSFTPSYLKQDSIGDDLAGAFDTDQYGFNTALRFAGFDVTAFYAKTGDNDLFVPWGDGKVLIQQINASGRADEDAYALKLGYDFSTIGAKGLSAYVFHGLYDTPDSGTHAAPDINETNFSATYAFGGSLDGLSLRARYAIVDFDSNQADDFDDFRIYLKYTFSFGGKKS, encoded by the coding sequence ATGAAATTTTTAGCAACAACAGCAATTGCCGGAGTGCTTCTCTCCAGTGTGTCTGCCCTGGCGGCGGACGATTTGAAGAGTGCTTTCTCGGAAGGCACCCTCAAGGGAGAGGTCCGAACATTCTATTATTCGAGGGATTTCGACAAACAAACACCCGATAGAGCAGATCTGGCTCTCGGCACCCTCATGTACTATCGCACCGCCCCGCTTTTTGGGCTGACCGCCGGGCTCGGTACCGCCACGGCCAGTGACATCGGTAGCGATGATGATAAGGCGGTGTATGGCCTTCTGGCCAGGGATGCCGATGGCGGCCATGACAGTTTTGCCCGGCTGCAGGAATACTTCATCCAGGGGAACTGGTTCGACACAACCATCAAACTGGGTGCCCAGGAGATTGAATCGGCCTTTCTCAATGGCCACGATATCCGCCTGCTGCCAAAAACCTACCGGGGCCTGACCGTCGAAAACAAAAGTGTTGAGAATCTCACCCTCAAGGCCTTTTACCTCACCGATTTTATGGGCTGGGCCGATGACGATTTCGTGAGAATGGCCTCCGTTGCCCAGGAAGCAGACGATGAAGCGCTGCTCGCCGGTAGTGTCCGGTATGTTTTCCCCTTTAAGGTTGTTTCCTTAGATACCGAGGCCTGGGATTATCGAATGGAGGATGTATTCAATTCGACCTATTTCAAGGCTACTGTGGGCAAGAAGTTTGACAGCTTCAATGTCAGTTTTACCCCCTCCTACCTCAAGCAGGATTCCATAGGAGATGATCTGGCCGGTGCGTTCGACACCGACCAATATGGTTTTAACACCGCTTTGAGATTTGCCGGTTTCGATGTTACCGCCTTTTATGCCAAGACCGGTGATAATGACCTGTTTGTGCCCTGGGGTGACGGAAAGGTGCTGATCCAGCAGATCAACGCTTCAGGACGGGCTGATGAAGATGCCTACGCCCTCAAACTTGGGTATGATTTTTCCACCATCGGCGCAAAGGGACTGAGCGCCTATGTCTTCCATGGCCTGTATGACACTCCCGATTCCGGGACCCATGCGGCGCCCGACATCAATGAAACCAACTTCAGCGCAACCTATGCCTTTGGCGGTAGTCTCGATGGGTTGAGTCTTCGCGCCCGCTATGCCATCGTCGATTTTGACAGCAATCAAGCCGATGATTTCGATGATTTCAGGATCTACCTCAAATACACCTTTTCCTTTGGTGGCAAGAAAAGTTGA
- a CDS encoding NAD(P)(+) transhydrogenase (Re/Si-specific) subunit beta: protein MTLLIDFIVIALLIVGIWQFREPLRAKHGNLTAALALFLAIILVLYRHGIVDIGTVVLALTVGAIAGIALARAVSMIQVPAMVAFQHGAGGIAAFLVSLVELSRATPALSLVSEISGVLGLAIGSLTFSGSMIASAKLAGKMVQSPQVVTRHNLLVIFNIAALVIVGTLSLLIPGGIAPYFFVLEIVLGICFGILLAIRIGGADMPVLISSLNATAGLAASLCGMVIENQLLIAFGATVAASGSILTYVMCKAMNRKIGKIIFPDYKPEQTIAKTTAITVQPPKAETVPTDTTDLFPRAVAAIRTAGKIIIVPGYGMALAKAQQEVATLAEDLTAMGKDVKYAIHPVAGRMPGHMNVLLAEAGIDYDMLVEMDVINPDFHLTDLVIVVGACDVVNPAAIEVEGTPISGMPILMAHEAKKVICCNFDRLPGYSGVDNPLYGQENTIFLEGDAKETIQLLQQSLVEETPAQTPLPASHTTSKAVAALAAARSVVIIPGYGMALAKAQFKLVELAALLEQRGASVKYAIHPVAGRMPGHMNVLLAEADVDYENLLEMEDANQLFGETDVAIVIGACDVVNPAAIESEGTPISGMPILHAQDARQVIVCNFDTNPGYSGVPNQLYNNRKAILLLGDARETTLNLFEKLKEITV, encoded by the coding sequence ATGACACTGCTCATCGATTTTATTGTAATCGCTCTTCTTATAGTTGGTATCTGGCAATTCCGTGAACCTCTCAGGGCGAAACACGGAAATCTGACTGCTGCCTTAGCGCTGTTCCTGGCCATTATTCTCGTTCTTTACCGGCATGGCATCGTCGACATCGGTACCGTTGTCCTCGCGCTTACCGTGGGAGCAATAGCCGGCATTGCCCTGGCCCGGGCCGTCAGCATGATCCAGGTTCCGGCCATGGTAGCCTTTCAGCACGGAGCAGGAGGTATTGCCGCTTTTTTAGTCTCCCTGGTGGAGCTTTCCAGGGCAACCCCTGCCCTCAGCCTGGTAAGCGAAATCTCTGGAGTACTCGGTCTGGCCATCGGCTCCCTGACGTTCAGCGGCAGCATGATCGCCAGTGCTAAACTCGCGGGTAAAATGGTCCAGTCCCCCCAGGTGGTCACGCGCCACAATCTTTTGGTGATCTTCAATATCGCCGCTCTGGTGATTGTCGGTACCCTCTCTCTCTTGATACCAGGTGGGATAGCCCCCTATTTTTTCGTTTTGGAGATTGTACTTGGCATCTGTTTTGGAATCCTTTTGGCAATTCGTATTGGTGGAGCCGACATGCCTGTGCTCATTTCATCGCTCAATGCAACCGCAGGATTGGCTGCTTCCCTCTGCGGTATGGTGATCGAAAACCAGTTGCTGATCGCCTTCGGGGCAACCGTCGCCGCCTCCGGCTCGATTCTTACCTATGTCATGTGCAAGGCGATGAACCGCAAAATAGGCAAGATTATTTTTCCGGACTACAAACCAGAGCAGACCATCGCCAAAACAACAGCTATTACCGTACAGCCACCAAAGGCCGAGACAGTTCCCACTGACACCACAGATCTTTTCCCCCGGGCAGTAGCGGCCATACGAACGGCGGGGAAGATCATCATTGTCCCGGGCTACGGTATGGCCCTGGCCAAGGCGCAACAGGAGGTCGCAACCCTTGCCGAGGATTTGACGGCGATGGGCAAGGATGTCAAATACGCCATCCATCCGGTAGCCGGCCGCATGCCCGGACATATGAATGTGCTGCTGGCGGAGGCCGGCATCGACTATGATATGCTCGTGGAAATGGATGTCATCAACCCGGACTTTCATCTAACCGATCTGGTTATCGTCGTCGGTGCCTGCGATGTGGTCAACCCGGCGGCCATCGAAGTCGAAGGGACCCCAATCTCGGGCATGCCCATTCTCATGGCCCACGAGGCAAAAAAGGTGATCTGCTGCAATTTCGATCGGCTACCCGGCTATTCAGGTGTCGATAACCCCTTGTACGGTCAGGAAAACACCATCTTTTTAGAGGGTGATGCCAAAGAAACTATCCAGCTCCTGCAGCAGTCCCTGGTTGAAGAGACACCTGCTCAGACACCACTCCCCGCATCCCATACCACATCGAAGGCAGTGGCGGCACTGGCCGCGGCAAGAAGCGTGGTTATCATCCCTGGCTATGGTATGGCCCTTGCCAAGGCACAGTTCAAGCTGGTGGAGTTGGCGGCGCTGCTCGAACAGAGGGGGGCGAGTGTCAAATACGCCATCCATCCGGTTGCCGGCAGGATGCCGGGCCATATGAACGTACTGCTGGCTGAGGCGGATGTTGATTATGAAAATCTGCTGGAGATGGAAGATGCTAATCAGCTGTTCGGTGAAACCGATGTAGCGATAGTCATAGGTGCCTGTGACGTCGTTAACCCGGCAGCTATTGAAAGTGAAGGCACGCCTATCTCCGGGATGCCCATTCTGCATGCCCAGGATGCCAGGCAGGTGATCGTCTGTAACTTTGATACAAATCCTGGCTACTCGGGCGTGCCTAATCAACTGTACAACAACCGCAAGGCCATACTGCTTCTTGGTGATGCCAGGGAAACCACTTTAAATCTATTTGAAAAACTAAAAGAAATCACAGTATGA
- a CDS encoding NAD(P) transhydrogenase subunit alpha, with translation MFNLLLMAGVFIASFAIGYALISRVPPLLHTPLMSMTNAISAITILAALILFSVPTTAMEKILGAIAITTATFNVVGGFAITDRMLKLFKGKRRLPE, from the coding sequence ATGTTTAATCTGCTTTTGATGGCCGGGGTTTTTATCGCTTCGTTTGCCATTGGCTACGCCCTTATTTCACGGGTTCCCCCTTTGCTGCATACGCCACTGATGTCTATGACCAACGCTATCTCCGCCATAACCATTCTGGCGGCGCTCATCCTTTTTTCCGTGCCGACCACAGCCATGGAAAAAATTCTCGGTGCCATCGCCATAACGACCGCAACTTTCAATGTGGTCGGCGGCTTTGCCATTACTGACAGAATGCTGAAGCTCTTCAAAGGCAAACGAAGACTTCCTGAATGA
- a CDS encoding NAD(P) transhydrogenase subunit alpha, which translates to MLIAIPKEILSEEKRVAATPETVKKYIALGFSVVVEAGAGEGVLIMDNDYRNAGAAIAADLEKMLAEADVVLKVKQPVFNEKMNKHEVEMLKKDSILITFLHPAAPGSHQMVRDLQQKNITALTMDGIPRISRAQRMDALSSMSAVTGYKSVIMAANQLPKFIPMIGTAIGTIKPANFLVIGIGVVGLQAIATAKRLGGVVKTLDIRKNAAVEADSLGGKVIAFDIPQELAAGSGGYAKSLDEGWLEKERALISSHLADIDVVILSALVPGEVAPILITDRMVAAMKPGSVIIDVSIDQGGNCDVTVPGKFIEKHGVHICGIQNIPGRMAVHASWLYANNLYYYVENLFKKGKDSLDFDDEIVKSSLVTHQSKIVHEGTLKAMK; encoded by the coding sequence ATGTTGATTGCAATACCAAAAGAAATCTTATCCGAAGAAAAACGGGTGGCGGCTACCCCCGAGACCGTAAAAAAATATATCGCCCTCGGTTTCAGCGTGGTGGTTGAAGCAGGGGCCGGCGAAGGGGTCTTGATCATGGACAATGACTACAGGAATGCCGGGGCGGCCATTGCCGCCGATCTGGAAAAAATGCTTGCCGAGGCCGATGTGGTCCTGAAGGTTAAACAGCCTGTTTTCAACGAAAAAATGAACAAACATGAAGTGGAAATGCTGAAGAAAGACAGCATCTTAATCACCTTTCTCCATCCCGCGGCCCCCGGCAGCCATCAGATGGTCAGGGATCTCCAGCAGAAAAATATCACCGCCCTGACCATGGACGGCATCCCCCGGATTTCTCGCGCGCAAAGAATGGACGCCCTATCCTCGATGAGTGCGGTTACCGGGTATAAATCAGTCATAATGGCCGCCAACCAGCTGCCGAAATTCATTCCGATGATTGGAACCGCCATCGGCACGATCAAACCGGCAAATTTCCTGGTCATCGGTATCGGTGTCGTTGGCCTGCAGGCAATCGCCACCGCCAAGCGGTTGGGTGGTGTTGTCAAAACTCTCGATATTCGAAAAAATGCCGCGGTTGAAGCAGACAGCCTGGGAGGCAAGGTCATTGCTTTCGATATCCCTCAAGAACTGGCAGCAGGCAGTGGCGGGTATGCAAAGTCCCTTGATGAGGGGTGGCTGGAAAAAGAACGGGCGCTCATTTCCAGCCACCTGGCGGATATCGATGTGGTCATTCTCAGTGCCCTGGTGCCTGGCGAAGTGGCGCCCATCCTCATTACCGACAGGATGGTCGCCGCCATGAAGCCCGGATCCGTCATCATTGATGTATCCATCGATCAGGGGGGGAACTGTGACGTCACCGTTCCCGGTAAATTCATCGAAAAACATGGAGTCCATATCTGCGGCATCCAGAATATCCCCGGACGGATGGCGGTCCATGCAAGTTGGCTGTATGCCAACAACCTGTATTACTATGTCGAAAATCTCTTTAAAAAGGGCAAGGACAGCCTCGATTTTGATGACGAAATCGTCAAAAGCTCCCTTGTTACCCATCAGTCGAAGATCGTCCATGAAGGTACCCTGAAGGCCATGAAGTGA
- a CDS encoding sigma 54-interacting transcriptional regulator produces the protein MKPLHTITAGKPLPFSVAPNALAERVKELNCLYSISNLFENQDADINWILARAVELIPAALQFPELACACIRLDGREYVSANFKHTRWCRNTPIILNNKHVGDLDVCYTEAVSSDESSLFLEEESHLLQAISEHLSKILYLKASGEAIKESEERYRILTEQVTDGVVLVQDSCFYYVNPAFCRMFNISSASDLSNTPVHSPGTGDAKEIRQMYTGYIGTDSNLEGTVDRVHCFSRLGKSLWIHVCHSPISFKGRPALLSTFKDVTEIKEQQVAAQSMAAQLHDENRVLRASLKERYRFGNILGRSPIMQEVYELIMKAAVTDASVAIFGESGSGKELVAQAIHEHSPRNNKRFVAVNCGAIPESLFEREFFGHRKGAFSSAHTDSFGYLDMADHGTLFLDEISELTVNMQAKLLRAIEGGVYRPVGGTETRKSDFRIISASNVPLSEKVSSGQMRNDFFYRLQVIQIRLPPLRQRKQDIPLLVDHFVQKMSPSSRLEKIPGHIMDLLLEYDWPGNVRELRNVLQRYLTIGRLEFLSADPLHDQAPKEMQFNLRLAVQRLESSLIAQALQQAKGNRTKAADLLGISRRALSRKNPLP, from the coding sequence ATGAAGCCTTTACATACCATAACTGCCGGTAAACCCTTGCCCTTCTCTGTCGCTCCGAACGCCCTTGCTGAAAGGGTCAAGGAGCTCAACTGCCTGTATTCCATTTCCAATCTCTTCGAAAATCAAGATGCTGATATAAACTGGATTCTGGCTCGCGCTGTTGAACTCATTCCTGCTGCCCTGCAATTCCCGGAACTGGCCTGTGCCTGCATCCGGCTCGACGGCCGCGAGTACGTTTCCGCCAATTTCAAGCACACCCGCTGGTGCAGGAATACACCGATCATTCTCAATAACAAACATGTCGGCGACCTCGATGTCTGCTATACAGAGGCGGTATCTTCGGATGAAAGCAGCTTGTTTCTTGAAGAAGAGTCCCACCTGCTGCAGGCAATCAGCGAACACTTAAGCAAAATTTTGTATCTGAAGGCTTCCGGGGAAGCCATAAAAGAAAGTGAGGAACGCTACCGGATCCTCACCGAACAGGTCACCGACGGGGTCGTATTAGTCCAGGATTCTTGTTTTTATTATGTTAATCCGGCATTTTGCAGGATGTTCAACATCTCTTCCGCCAGTGACCTGAGTAACACTCCGGTACACAGTCCTGGCACTGGTGATGCCAAAGAGATTAGGCAGATGTACACGGGCTATATCGGCACCGACAGCAATTTGGAAGGCACGGTTGATCGCGTGCACTGCTTTTCCCGGCTTGGTAAAAGCCTGTGGATTCATGTCTGCCACAGCCCAATAAGCTTTAAAGGCCGGCCGGCGCTTTTGTCTACTTTCAAAGATGTGACTGAAATCAAAGAGCAACAGGTTGCCGCACAAAGCATGGCCGCTCAGTTGCACGATGAAAACCGGGTATTGCGCGCCTCATTGAAAGAACGCTATCGCTTTGGCAATATTCTCGGGCGTTCACCGATTATGCAGGAGGTCTACGAGCTGATCATGAAAGCGGCTGTCACCGATGCTAGCGTGGCCATCTTCGGCGAATCGGGCTCCGGCAAAGAGCTGGTGGCCCAGGCCATCCATGAACACAGCCCTCGAAACAACAAACGCTTTGTCGCGGTAAACTGCGGTGCCATCCCGGAATCTCTGTTTGAGCGAGAGTTTTTCGGCCATCGGAAAGGTGCTTTCTCCAGCGCCCATACAGACTCTTTTGGTTATCTGGATATGGCCGACCACGGCACCCTGTTCCTTGATGAGATAAGTGAACTCACCGTCAATATGCAGGCCAAACTCCTCCGGGCCATTGAAGGCGGTGTTTACCGGCCGGTGGGGGGCACCGAGACAAGAAAATCGGATTTTCGTATCATCTCAGCATCCAATGTCCCCCTGAGCGAGAAAGTCAGTAGCGGGCAGATGCGCAATGATTTCTTTTATCGCCTCCAGGTCATCCAGATTCGCTTACCACCGCTGCGCCAGCGCAAGCAGGATATCCCCCTGCTGGTCGATCATTTTGTCCAGAAGATGTCACCCTCTTCCCGGTTAGAGAAGATCCCGGGCCACATTATGGATCTGCTCCTGGAATACGATTGGCCGGGTAATGTCCGTGAGTTACGCAATGTCCTCCAGCGCTATTTGACCATTGGACGGCTCGAGTTCCTCTCGGCCGACCCTCTGCATGACCAAGCCCCGAAGGAAATGCAGTTTAATCTTCGTCTGGCTGTGCAACGTCTTGAAAGTTCGCTCATCGCCCAAGCGTTACAGCAGGCAAAAGGCAACCGGACAAAGGCTGCAGACCTGTTGGGTATTTCTCGAAGGGCCCTTTCTCGCAAGAACCCCCTCCCCTAG
- a CDS encoding Fe-S cluster protein — protein MLLTGYTLEIFRSKCNAGAQTLHCYAHLKDDVAAVLPYLNTVLGGFAYTREPPSLTLKSSGKLITIHARKIAVNALQDEEQAEKIVAWLQREINSAWENRGQIVPSYEGAKQPLLIEILKLLPKTNCQECGEPTCMVFAVRVMEGVKDHTNCPQLVGEKKEALASYLSQFHFD, from the coding sequence ATGCTTCTGACTGGCTATACCCTGGAAATCTTCCGATCAAAATGTAATGCCGGGGCGCAAACCCTGCACTGTTACGCCCACCTCAAGGACGATGTGGCGGCGGTTCTGCCGTATTTGAACACCGTTCTCGGCGGCTTTGCCTACACCAGGGAGCCACCGTCGCTGACCCTGAAAAGTTCCGGCAAACTCATCACCATCCATGCCCGGAAAATTGCCGTCAATGCCCTTCAGGACGAGGAGCAGGCGGAAAAGATCGTTGCCTGGCTGCAGCGCGAGATCAACAGCGCCTGGGAGAATCGTGGGCAGATCGTACCAAGTTATGAAGGTGCCAAACAACCGCTTCTCATTGAAATTCTGAAGTTGCTGCCAAAGACCAACTGCCAGGAGTGCGGCGAGCCGACCTGTATGGTCTTTGCCGTCCGGGTGATGGAAGGGGTGAAGGACCACACCAACTGCCCACAGCTCGTCGGCGAGAAGAAGGAGGCCCTGGCGAGCTATCTCTCGCAGTTTCACTTCGACTGA
- a CDS encoding radical SAM/SPASM family putative metalloenzyme maturase: MTDRYPQKIYAELTTRCNLQCPMCVKYATGSCIEEKDMDLDLFRRLAPALPHAHTLILNGIGESLLHPQLEQIIRLARTKMTKDARIGLQSNGFLLDQPRAKGLLDAGLSTICLSVDNLSTQGLESSEMGHAFPVVARAVAALDRARLSTGNDFTIGLEMVLARNTIGELPDVVRWAAANGVDYIIATHLFPYGGANEQAGLFNPHYREAVEIFNTYNRMAAEMGMDLASYLATYLSLAKTPTDHAMLQLVAEMRRVAEKRDVHLNLKGLLEHVDPDLPMIEDLFQTTKTIAQTANIQLFLPPLQAESPRSCPFVSENATFISGSGDVMPCHFLWHTYACRVRGEDIPVQERVFGNLYQQSLAEIWQGAEYHKFREEANADDYASCWGCSLGPCSPLINDNQYANDCYGSSVPCGHCLWSLGGIRCL; this comes from the coding sequence ATGACTGATCGTTACCCGCAAAAAATCTACGCCGAACTGACGACCCGCTGTAATCTCCAGTGCCCGATGTGCGTCAAATACGCCACCGGCAGCTGCATAGAAGAAAAAGACATGGATCTTGATCTCTTTCGACGCCTGGCTCCGGCCCTGCCCCACGCCCATACCCTTATTCTCAACGGTATTGGCGAGTCGCTTCTCCATCCGCAACTCGAGCAGATCATCAGGCTCGCCCGGACGAAAATGACAAAGGACGCGAGGATCGGCCTGCAAAGCAACGGCTTCCTCCTCGATCAACCACGGGCAAAGGGTCTACTGGACGCCGGACTCAGCACCATCTGCCTTTCCGTCGACAATCTCAGCACCCAGGGTTTGGAGAGCAGCGAAATGGGCCATGCCTTCCCAGTGGTTGCCAGGGCCGTTGCCGCCCTTGACAGGGCGAGACTGAGCACGGGCAATGACTTCACCATCGGTCTGGAAATGGTTCTCGCCAGGAATACCATCGGTGAACTGCCGGACGTAGTGCGCTGGGCCGCGGCAAATGGGGTTGATTACATCATCGCCACCCATCTCTTCCCTTATGGCGGGGCGAACGAGCAGGCGGGCCTCTTTAACCCACATTACCGGGAGGCCGTCGAGATCTTCAACACCTACAACAGGATGGCGGCTGAGATGGGGATGGATCTTGCGAGCTATCTCGCCACCTATTTGAGCCTTGCAAAAACCCCAACAGACCATGCCATGCTGCAGCTGGTGGCCGAGATGCGCCGGGTGGCGGAAAAACGCGATGTCCATTTGAACCTGAAGGGTCTGCTGGAGCATGTCGATCCTGACCTGCCGATGATCGAAGATCTCTTCCAAACTACAAAAACCATCGCCCAAACCGCAAATATACAGCTGTTTTTGCCGCCCTTGCAGGCAGAGAGCCCGCGGTCATGCCCTTTTGTCAGTGAAAACGCCACCTTTATCTCCGGCAGCGGCGACGTCATGCCCTGCCATTTTTTATGGCATACCTACGCCTGCCGGGTGCGCGGTGAGGATATCCCCGTGCAGGAACGGGTCTTCGGCAATTTGTATCAGCAGTCTCTTGCCGAGATCTGGCAAGGTGCCGAATACCACAAATTCCGGGAGGAGGCCAATGCCGACGACTACGCCTCCTGCTGGGGCTGTTCTCTCGGACCGTGCTCGCCCCTCATCAACGACAACCAGTATGCCAATGACTGTTACGGTAGCAGCGTGCCCTGCGGCCATTGCCTGTGGAGCCTTGGCGGCATTCGCTGTCTCTAG
- the arsB gene encoding ACR3 family arsenite efflux transporter → MSFFDKYLTVWVAICMAVGIGLGKVIPNAVASLRGLEFGQGSQINIPIAVLIWLMIYPMMLKVDFSSVINVGKNPKGLFVTLFVNWIVKPFSMALFGYIFFRLIFSPWISPDEADQYIAGSIILAAAPCTAMVFVWSYLTDGDPGYTLVQVSVNDLLMLVLFAPIVKYLVAGASNLIVPFSVLFTSVVVFIVIPLTAGIITRMWLLRAKGSQWFNEKFLQTLHPLAISALLATLVLIFAFQADNITGRLFHVLLIAIPITIQVYFNSSLAYGLMKWLKLPYNVAAPGALIGASNFFELAVAVAITLFGPESGAALVCVVGVLVEVPVMLTVCSFCNRTRHWFPRSAAVQ, encoded by the coding sequence ATGAGTTTTTTTGATAAATATCTGACGGTCTGGGTGGCGATCTGCATGGCTGTCGGCATAGGTCTTGGCAAGGTCATCCCAAACGCCGTTGCCTCCCTGCGCGGACTTGAGTTCGGCCAGGGCTCGCAGATCAATATCCCCATCGCCGTGCTGATCTGGCTGATGATCTATCCGATGATGCTGAAGGTCGATTTTTCCTCGGTGATCAATGTCGGTAAAAATCCCAAAGGCCTGTTCGTTACCCTCTTTGTCAACTGGATCGTCAAACCCTTCAGCATGGCCCTGTTCGGCTATATCTTCTTTCGCCTGATCTTCAGCCCGTGGATCAGCCCGGACGAGGCCGACCAGTATATCGCCGGCAGCATCATCCTGGCGGCGGCCCCCTGTACCGCCATGGTCTTCGTCTGGAGTTATCTGACCGACGGCGATCCCGGTTACACCCTGGTGCAGGTCTCGGTCAACGACCTGCTGATGCTGGTCCTTTTTGCACCGATCGTCAAATACCTGGTGGCCGGAGCCTCGAATCTGATAGTCCCCTTCAGCGTCCTCTTCACCTCGGTGGTGGTCTTTATCGTCATCCCGCTGACCGCGGGCATCATCACCCGGATGTGGCTGTTGCGGGCCAAGGGCAGCCAGTGGTTCAACGAAAAGTTTCTGCAGACCCTCCATCCGCTGGCAATCTCCGCCCTGCTGGCCACCCTGGTGCTGATCTTTGCCTTTCAGGCCGACAACATCACCGGCCGGTTGTTTCATGTCCTGCTTATCGCCATACCGATCACCATCCAGGTGTATTTCAACTCATCGCTTGCCTACGGTCTGATGAAATGGCTGAAATTGCCCTACAATGTCGCCGCGCCGGGGGCCCTGATCGGCGCCAGTAACTTCTTTGAGCTGGCGGTGGCGGTGGCCATCACCCTTTTCGGTCCCGAATCAGGGGCGGCCCTGGTCTGCGTCGTGGGGGTCCTGGTCGAGGTGCCGGTCATGCTGACCGTCTGCTCGTTCTGTAACCGCACCCGGCACTGGTTTCCGCGAAGTGCCGCAGTGCAATAA
- a CDS encoding metalloregulator ArsR/SmtB family transcription factor: MQTALDIAKALADGNRMRIIAALTDRDELCVCQITELLEITMATVSRHMSILHKARLVQSRKAGRWVYYRLAGSFPAEISDWLKRAVAGTTQITADRLKLAEILSCDTTDFCRQQKQARVKKGNKTNMLKRKRS, encoded by the coding sequence ATGCAAACTGCACTCGATATCGCCAAGGCCCTGGCGGACGGCAACCGCATGCGTATCATCGCCGCCCTGACCGACCGGGACGAACTCTGTGTCTGCCAGATCACCGAGCTCCTGGAGATCACCATGGCCACCGTCTCCAGACACATGAGTATCCTCCACAAGGCCCGCCTCGTGCAAAGCCGCAAGGCAGGTCGCTGGGTGTATTACCGGCTGGCCGGTTCCTTCCCGGCCGAGATCAGCGACTGGCTGAAAAGGGCAGTTGCGGGCACAACACAAATCACGGCCGACAGGCTTAAACTTGCGGAAATTCTTTCCTGCGATACCACCGATTTCTGCCGGCAACAGAAGCAGGCAAGAGTGAAAAAAGGCAATAAGACGAATATGCTAAAGAGGAAGAGGAGCTGA